One genomic region from Conexibacter woesei DSM 14684 encodes:
- a CDS encoding Ppx/GppA phosphatase family protein encodes MSEHLRDGGRGVVQRTAVIDLGSNSFRLVVFSVGESRWWKRTDELSEMVRLGGDLGPNGELSPQRMAHALETLRVFAAFCATSGIRTDQIEAVGTSAIRDAPNGEEFVQRARRATGLPIRILSQRDEAWFSYVSAVNQTSLTDGIVLDIGGGSLELVAVERRQAEECVSWPLGAVRTTERFLPGDGPTSAKQMAALREHALEQFATAPWVATAGRDHLVGIGGAVRNLATAAIRAAELPLDSVQGFVLTPHALDTLVEQLAERAPEERERVPGIKRGRAEVILGGAVVLQAVLEATGAPGIEVIEAGLREGIFLANQLAPADPPIVPDVRVASVTNLARQHGVDLVHAEHIAELADQLVAALPGAGLPAPGEPELVDAAALLHDVGMAVDYDDHHKHSSYLILGSGLPGFTPREVALIALMARYHRKGTPSLGSAAALCEPGDDELLLRGAALLRIAEQLERNRDQVVRGARLRRAPGDDDGVVLELDADGDTVVAEWGAERQGDLFARAFGAPLTVARS; translated from the coding sequence GTGAGCGAGCACCTGCGTGACGGCGGCCGCGGGGTCGTCCAGAGAACCGCGGTCATCGACCTCGGCTCCAACAGCTTCAGGCTCGTGGTCTTCTCCGTCGGCGAGAGCAGATGGTGGAAGCGGACCGACGAGCTGTCCGAGATGGTCCGGCTCGGCGGCGACCTCGGCCCGAACGGCGAGCTGTCGCCGCAGCGGATGGCGCACGCGCTGGAGACGCTGCGGGTGTTCGCGGCGTTCTGCGCGACGAGCGGGATCAGAACCGACCAGATAGAGGCCGTCGGCACGAGCGCGATCCGCGACGCGCCCAACGGCGAGGAGTTCGTGCAGCGCGCGCGGCGCGCGACGGGCCTGCCGATCCGGATCCTCTCCCAGCGCGACGAGGCGTGGTTCTCCTACGTCTCGGCGGTCAACCAGACGTCGCTGACCGACGGCATCGTGCTCGACATCGGCGGCGGCTCGCTGGAGCTGGTCGCGGTCGAGCGGCGGCAGGCGGAGGAGTGCGTCTCGTGGCCGCTCGGCGCCGTCCGCACGACCGAGAGATTCCTGCCCGGCGACGGCCCGACCTCGGCGAAGCAGATGGCGGCGCTGCGCGAGCATGCGCTGGAGCAGTTCGCGACCGCGCCGTGGGTCGCGACCGCCGGGCGCGACCACCTCGTCGGGATCGGCGGGGCGGTGCGCAACCTCGCGACGGCGGCGATCCGCGCGGCCGAGCTCCCGCTCGACAGCGTTCAGGGCTTCGTGCTGACGCCGCACGCGCTCGACACGCTCGTCGAGCAGCTGGCGGAGCGCGCGCCGGAGGAGCGTGAGCGCGTGCCGGGCATCAAGCGCGGTCGCGCCGAGGTGATCCTCGGCGGGGCGGTCGTGTTGCAGGCCGTGCTGGAGGCGACCGGCGCACCCGGCATCGAGGTGATCGAGGCCGGCCTGCGCGAGGGGATCTTCCTCGCCAACCAGCTCGCGCCCGCCGACCCGCCGATCGTGCCCGACGTGCGCGTCGCGAGCGTCACGAACCTCGCGCGCCAGCACGGCGTCGACCTCGTCCACGCCGAGCACATCGCCGAGCTGGCCGACCAGCTCGTCGCGGCGCTGCCGGGCGCCGGCCTGCCGGCCCCCGGCGAGCCGGAGCTGGTCGACGCGGCGGCGCTGCTGCACGACGTCGGGATGGCCGTCGACTACGACGACCACCACAAGCACTCCAGCTACCTGATCCTCGGCTCCGGCCTGCCCGGCTTCACGCCGCGCGAGGTCGCGCTGATCGCGCTGATGGCGCGCTACCACCGCAAGGGCACGCCGTCGCTCGGCAGCGCCGCCGCGCTCTGCGAGCCGGGCGACGACGAGCTGCTGCTGCGCGGCGCCGCGCTGCTGCGGATCGCCGAGCAGCTGGAGCGCAACCGCGACCAGGTCGTGCGCGGCGCGCGGCTGCGGCGCGCACCGGGCGACGACGACGGCGTCGTGCTGGAGCTGGACGCCGACGGCGACACCGTCGTCGCCGAGTGGGGCGCCGAGCGCCAGGGCGACCTCTTCGCCCGCGCTTTCGGCGCCCCGTTGACGGTCGCGCGCAGCTAG
- a CDS encoding TetR/AcrR family transcriptional regulator, with product MSAASRQLSTAAERREALIEAAAVAFAERGFHGTPTTAIAKAAGISQAYLFRLFPTKEELYVAAVERCYERLRAAMRAGAERARADGVDPLDGMGLAYVELTQDRTTLQSTLQAFAAAAGDEGVIRDAARRGYAEMWELVRRLSGADDEELRSFFAHGMLITVLAGMDAPAVDAAWVRSLLGDEAAQQCAPPAATPTDPAAAG from the coding sequence ATGTCCGCTGCGAGCCGCCAGCTCTCCACCGCCGCCGAGCGCCGCGAGGCGCTGATCGAGGCGGCGGCCGTCGCGTTCGCGGAGCGCGGCTTCCACGGCACGCCGACGACGGCGATAGCCAAGGCCGCCGGCATCTCGCAGGCCTACCTCTTCCGGCTCTTCCCGACAAAGGAAGAGCTCTACGTCGCCGCGGTCGAGCGCTGTTACGAGCGGCTCCGCGCCGCGATGCGCGCCGGTGCCGAGCGCGCCCGCGCCGACGGCGTCGACCCGCTCGACGGCATGGGCCTCGCCTACGTCGAGCTGACGCAGGATCGCACCACGCTCCAGTCGACGCTGCAGGCGTTCGCGGCCGCGGCCGGCGACGAGGGCGTGATCCGCGATGCCGCCCGCAGAGGCTATGCCGAGATGTGGGAGCTGGTGCGGAGACTGTCCGGCGCCGACGACGAGGAGCTGCGCTCGTTCTTCGCGCACGGGATGCTGATCACCGTGCTCGCCGGGATGGACGCGCCGGCGGTCGACGCGGCGTGGGTGCGCAGCCTGCTCGGCGACGAGGCGGCGCAGCAATGCGCCCCGCCGGCGGCGACACCTACCGACCCGGCTGCCGCCGGCTGA
- a CDS encoding helix-turn-helix transcriptional regulator — MLHGRESELVAIGRVLAGARAGDGGVLALRGEPGIGKSALLDAAIATARAAAPGAAPGTAPMRVLRAVGVEAESALAYATLHQLLLPLLDHADVLPPPQRRALDCAFGLAESEPAAPGEPAAPGETAGATPFLVGVAALTLLSEAAGERPLLCVVDDLQWADAASRDALAFAARRLRAEPIALLLGIRDDEAVPVDTAGIAELRLTGLGDGDASALLDERWGNRVAPATREALMRVTGGNPLALIELPGALTGWQLAGHDPAREPLPLAGELEQAFLERARRRGPAVQRLLLLAAAEGSGQLATIRAAADLLELDASALDSAGLAELVHVDGAMVAFHHPLVRSAVYHGASAADRRAAHAALARSGVGDDSRRAWHRAAAAEGPDEEVARELECSAEKTLRRSGHAAAAAELARAAELTSDEPLRVRRLLGAADAAWHGGDTGRALALLDAAEGRAEPGDDVAQLDVRLLRGLIEQRSGIPEESVALLVPAAEEAVAIDPHRAVRLLNAAADSAFHAGDLTVMDQLAGLAQRMAPLAEGDDAEVLRLMLARVAMAQEEHPQPLPAELAAALERLDAPESLARAGGLAWGVGEYDLGRRLRARSVAQARTRGAAGTLAWALAGVVVDDLMRGDFATAEANAQEALRLARETGQPNTACLHAATLGNLALLRGREEEGVAQLAAVLEEAMRRRLAHPLTSVRAALADAALARGRADEAVAQFEQMWRGGPVPHHPGIAHYSLAAFVEASVRAGRPEACRDLFAGYEEWVLRTGAMPMLAQLDRCRALYAEDPAEAERLFERSLELHAGNDQRFDEARTELLFGEFLRRERRRVDARVHLRAALDTFERIGAPVWAERARAELRASGETARRRDPSTIDQLTPQELQIVRSVAGGAMNREVAAQLFISPRTVDYHLRKVFRKLGISSRAELIRLELQEPVR, encoded by the coding sequence ATGTTGCACGGACGTGAGTCCGAGCTCGTGGCGATCGGCCGCGTGCTCGCCGGGGCGCGAGCAGGGGACGGGGGCGTGCTGGCGCTGCGCGGCGAGCCGGGGATCGGGAAGTCGGCGCTGCTCGACGCGGCGATCGCGACGGCGAGAGCGGCCGCGCCCGGCGCCGCTCCCGGCACGGCGCCGATGCGCGTCCTGCGCGCGGTCGGCGTCGAGGCGGAGTCGGCGCTCGCGTACGCGACGCTGCACCAGCTGCTGCTGCCGCTGCTCGACCATGCCGACGTGCTGCCGCCGCCGCAGCGGCGCGCGCTCGACTGCGCCTTCGGACTCGCCGAGAGCGAGCCGGCCGCGCCGGGCGAGCCGGCCGCCCCGGGCGAGACAGCCGGTGCGACGCCGTTCCTCGTCGGCGTCGCCGCGCTCACGCTGCTGTCCGAGGCGGCGGGAGAGCGGCCTCTGCTGTGCGTCGTCGACGATCTCCAGTGGGCCGACGCGGCCTCGCGCGACGCGCTCGCGTTCGCCGCGCGGCGGCTGCGTGCGGAGCCGATCGCGCTGCTGCTGGGGATCCGCGACGACGAGGCCGTACCGGTCGACACGGCGGGGATCGCGGAGCTGCGGCTCACGGGGCTCGGCGACGGCGACGCGAGCGCGCTGCTCGACGAGCGCTGGGGCAACCGCGTCGCGCCCGCCACCCGCGAGGCGCTGATGCGCGTGACGGGCGGCAACCCGCTCGCGCTGATCGAGCTGCCGGGTGCGCTGACCGGCTGGCAGCTCGCCGGCCACGACCCCGCGCGCGAGCCGCTGCCGCTCGCCGGCGAGCTGGAGCAGGCGTTCCTCGAACGGGCGCGGCGGCGCGGGCCGGCGGTGCAGCGGCTGTTGCTGCTGGCAGCGGCCGAGGGCAGCGGTCAGCTCGCGACGATCCGCGCGGCGGCGGATCTGCTGGAGCTCGACGCGAGCGCGCTCGATTCGGCCGGCCTCGCCGAGCTGGTGCACGTCGACGGCGCGATGGTCGCCTTCCACCACCCCCTCGTGCGCTCGGCCGTCTACCACGGCGCCAGCGCAGCCGACCGCCGCGCCGCGCACGCCGCGCTCGCGCGCAGCGGCGTCGGCGACGACAGCCGCCGCGCGTGGCACCGCGCCGCCGCCGCCGAGGGGCCCGACGAGGAGGTTGCGCGCGAGCTGGAGTGCTCGGCGGAGAAGACCCTGCGCCGCTCCGGCCATGCGGCCGCGGCCGCGGAGCTGGCGCGCGCGGCCGAGCTGACGTCCGACGAGCCGTTGCGTGTGCGTCGGCTGCTGGGCGCTGCCGACGCGGCGTGGCACGGCGGCGACACGGGGCGCGCACTCGCGCTGCTCGACGCGGCGGAGGGGCGGGCCGAGCCCGGGGACGACGTCGCCCAGCTCGACGTCCGCCTGCTGCGCGGGCTGATCGAGCAGCGCAGCGGGATCCCCGAGGAGTCGGTCGCGCTGCTGGTGCCGGCCGCGGAGGAGGCGGTCGCGATCGATCCGCATCGCGCCGTGCGGCTGCTGAACGCCGCCGCCGACAGCGCCTTCCATGCCGGCGACCTCACGGTGATGGACCAGCTCGCGGGGCTCGCGCAGCGGATGGCGCCGCTGGCGGAGGGTGACGACGCCGAGGTGCTGCGGCTGATGCTCGCGCGCGTCGCGATGGCGCAGGAGGAGCATCCCCAGCCGCTGCCCGCGGAGCTGGCCGCCGCGCTGGAGCGCCTCGACGCGCCCGAGTCGCTCGCGCGCGCCGGCGGGCTCGCGTGGGGCGTCGGCGAGTACGACCTCGGGCGTCGCCTGCGCGCGCGCTCGGTCGCGCAGGCGCGGACGCGCGGGGCTGCCGGGACGCTCGCGTGGGCGCTCGCGGGCGTCGTCGTCGACGACCTGATGCGCGGCGACTTCGCGACCGCCGAGGCGAACGCGCAGGAGGCGCTGCGGCTCGCCCGCGAGACCGGCCAGCCGAACACCGCCTGCCTGCACGCGGCGACGCTCGGCAACCTGGCGCTGTTGCGCGGGCGCGAGGAGGAGGGGGTCGCGCAGCTGGCGGCGGTGCTGGAGGAGGCGATGCGACGGCGTCTGGCGCATCCGCTCACGAGCGTGCGCGCGGCGCTCGCCGACGCCGCGCTCGCGCGCGGTCGCGCGGACGAGGCGGTCGCGCAGTTCGAGCAGATGTGGCGCGGCGGGCCGGTGCCGCACCATCCCGGCATCGCGCACTACAGCCTCGCGGCGTTCGTCGAGGCGTCGGTGCGCGCGGGCCGCCCGGAGGCGTGTCGCGACCTGTTCGCCGGCTACGAGGAGTGGGTGCTGCGGACGGGCGCGATGCCGATGCTGGCGCAGCTGGATCGCTGCCGTGCGCTGTACGCCGAGGACCCGGCGGAGGCCGAGCGGCTGTTCGAGCGGTCGCTCGAGCTGCACGCCGGCAACGACCAGCGCTTCGACGAGGCACGCACGGAGCTGCTGTTCGGCGAGTTCCTGCGGCGCGAGCGCCGCCGCGTCGACGCGCGCGTCCACCTGCGCGCCGCGCTCGACACGTTCGAGCGGATCGGCGCGCCGGTCTGGGCCGAGCGGGCGCGCGCCGAGCTGCGCGCGAGCGGCGAGACCGCGCGCAGACGCGACCCGAGCACGATCGACCAGCTGACGCCGCAGGAGCTGCAGATCGTCCGCTCGGTCGCGGGCGGGGCGATGAACCGCGAGGTCGCGGCGCAGCTGTTCATCAGCCCGCGCACGGTCGACTACCACCTGCGCAAGGTCTTCCGCAAGCTCGGCATCAGCTCGCGCGCCGAGCTGATCCGGCTCGAGCTGCAAGAACCTGTGCGGTAG
- a CDS encoding DHA2 family efflux MFS transporter permease subunit gives MTRSRQIWTSIITSIALFMVTLDNLVVTTALPSIRTDLDASLASLGWTVNAYTLGFAVLLLPAAALGDRLGRRRVFAFGLGVFTLASAAAALAPTTEALIAARAVQGIGAAAVTPLTLTLLSEAFPAGKRGLALGIWSGVSGLGVALGPLAGGAVVEGITWHWIFWLNVPIGIVLIPLALTRLTESRGPNRTLDLPGLGLAGAGLLGITFGIVRAEALGWTSATVLGAMIGGLVLLGAFVAWELRTPEPMLPMRFFKSRAFSATSGVSLAMFFGVFGSIFLLAQFFQTAQDYSPLEAGLRTLPWTGTTMIVAPLAGIFSDRIGSRPLMAAGLALQAGALAWLAAISTPDIAYGALVVPFVMAGAGMALVFAPAANAVLSSVRTQEAGQASGATNTIREIGGVLGVSVLSTVFAGAGSYASPQAFTDGLVAALWVGSAVLAVGVVAALLVPGHRSQAASAARNGEADRAEAEAVPA, from the coding sequence ATGACCCGCTCACGTCAGATCTGGACTTCGATCATCACGAGCATCGCGCTCTTCATGGTCACGCTCGACAACCTCGTCGTCACGACCGCGCTGCCGTCGATCCGCACCGACCTCGATGCGTCGCTCGCCTCGTTGGGCTGGACCGTCAACGCCTACACGCTCGGCTTCGCCGTGCTGCTGCTGCCGGCCGCCGCGCTCGGCGACCGGCTCGGCCGCCGCCGCGTCTTCGCGTTCGGGCTCGGCGTCTTCACGCTCGCGTCCGCCGCGGCGGCGCTCGCGCCCACGACCGAGGCGCTGATCGCCGCCCGCGCGGTCCAGGGGATCGGCGCGGCGGCCGTCACGCCGCTCACCCTGACGCTCCTGTCGGAGGCGTTCCCCGCCGGCAAGCGCGGCCTCGCGCTCGGCATCTGGTCGGGCGTCAGCGGCCTCGGCGTCGCGCTCGGGCCGCTCGCCGGCGGCGCCGTCGTCGAAGGCATCACCTGGCATTGGATCTTCTGGCTCAACGTGCCGATCGGGATCGTCCTGATCCCGCTCGCACTGACGCGCCTGACGGAGTCGCGCGGGCCGAACCGCACGCTCGACCTGCCCGGCCTCGGCCTCGCCGGCGCCGGCCTGCTCGGCATCACGTTCGGGATCGTGCGGGCGGAGGCGCTCGGCTGGACCAGCGCGACGGTGCTCGGCGCGATGATCGGCGGGCTCGTGCTGCTGGGCGCGTTCGTCGCCTGGGAGCTGCGCACGCCGGAGCCGATGCTGCCGATGCGCTTCTTCAAGAGCCGCGCGTTCAGCGCGACCAGCGGCGTCTCGCTGGCGATGTTCTTCGGCGTCTTCGGCTCGATCTTCCTGCTGGCGCAGTTCTTCCAGACTGCGCAGGACTACTCGCCGCTGGAGGCCGGGCTGCGGACGCTGCCGTGGACCGGCACGACGATGATCGTCGCGCCGCTGGCGGGGATCTTCTCCGACCGGATCGGCTCGCGGCCGCTGATGGCGGCCGGGCTGGCGCTGCAGGCCGGCGCGCTCGCCTGGCTCGCGGCGATCTCGACGCCGGACATCGCCTACGGCGCGCTCGTGGTGCCGTTCGTGATGGCGGGAGCGGGCATGGCGCTCGTGTTCGCGCCGGCCGCCAACGCCGTCCTCTCGTCGGTCCGCACGCAGGAGGCGGGCCAGGCCTCGGGCGCGACCAACACGATCCGCGAGATCGGCGGCGTGCTCGGCGTCTCGGTCCTCTCGACCGTCTTCGCCGGCGCCGGCTCCTACGCCTCGCCGCAGGCGTTCACCGACGGCCTCGTCGCGGCGCTGTGGGTCGGCAGCGCGGTGCTCGCCGTCGGCGTGGTCGCGGCGCTGCTGGTGCCCGGCCATCGCAGCCAGGCGGCGTCGGCGGCGCGCAACGGCGAGGCCGACCGCGCCGAGGCGGAGGCGGTCCCCGCCTAG
- the ppk1 gene encoding polyphosphate kinase 1, with product MSSTARSASPTGELPAFARDSDTIASAWALALETYRANGGGNIAADVEHVAITARLLHDAGADDATVATAVLHDLIEDTGVDRSVIAARVGEEIARRVDALTERPELDSYPERKAELRARGIEAGREVAAVMAADKLARATRAAGGRLRPEKLRHYQATLEQLRDAFPDLPLLGQLGEAIERLKPADATKTVETVDPQHFINRELSWLDFNERVLQLAEDAHQPLLERAKFCAIYSSNLDEFFMVRVAGVHDQVDAGIEATSSDGIPPDELLRAIAARVQELGARQAAVYQEVLLPSLAEHGIRIVDWDALDEQEREQLRARFEREVFPALTPLAVGPAQPFPYISNLSLSLAVLVRDPETDQTRFARVKVPKEGLPRFVQIGEGARTLVPMESVIAAHLEQLFRGMEIVAHAVFRVTRDADFTVSDEADDLLEAVEAQLRRRRFGEVVRLEVSAGIDPTLRARLAAELSIENSDVYEVAGLLDYADLWQVVKLPGFRDLRNAPWTPVMPPEFVEDDKKPANLFRQLRKRDLLVHHPYDSFSTVEQFVQQAVADPKVLAIKQTVYRTSDDSPLVPALIRAAERGKQAVGLVELKARFDERQNITWARALEQAGVHVTFGMPGLKTHAKAVLVVRREGDGVRHYAHIGTGNYHAGTAHLYTDFGLFTADDEITAEIAELFNQLTGYSKPEGYERVLVAPLNLRDRIIEQIDLTIAAHTPEQPARIAMKMNSLVDSACIRALYRASQAGVRVELNVRGACCLRPGVSGVSENIRVVSIVGRFLEHSRIYAFQRDGETSIFMGSADLMPRNLDSRVELVVPVQDADARAEVLDTLERCLADTENAWDLRADGTWTHRRVQPGDERRDVQAELMRAHLARAEHVEA from the coding sequence GCGACCGTCGCGACAGCCGTCCTGCACGACCTGATCGAGGACACCGGCGTCGACCGCTCCGTGATCGCCGCGCGCGTCGGCGAGGAGATCGCCCGGCGCGTCGACGCGCTGACCGAGAGACCGGAGCTCGACTCCTATCCGGAGCGCAAGGCGGAGCTGCGCGCGCGGGGGATCGAGGCGGGCCGCGAGGTCGCCGCCGTGATGGCGGCCGACAAGCTCGCGCGCGCCACGCGCGCCGCCGGCGGGCGGCTGCGGCCGGAGAAGCTGCGCCACTACCAGGCGACGCTGGAGCAGCTGCGCGACGCCTTCCCCGACCTGCCGCTGCTGGGCCAGCTCGGCGAGGCGATCGAGCGGCTCAAGCCGGCCGACGCGACGAAGACCGTCGAGACGGTCGATCCGCAGCACTTCATCAACCGCGAGCTGTCGTGGCTCGACTTCAACGAGCGCGTGCTCCAGCTCGCCGAGGACGCGCACCAGCCGCTGCTCGAACGCGCCAAGTTCTGCGCGATCTACAGCTCCAACCTCGACGAGTTCTTCATGGTCCGCGTCGCCGGCGTGCACGACCAGGTCGACGCCGGCATCGAGGCGACCAGCTCCGACGGGATCCCGCCCGACGAGCTGCTGAGAGCGATCGCCGCGCGGGTGCAGGAGCTGGGCGCGCGCCAGGCGGCCGTGTACCAGGAGGTGCTGCTGCCGTCGCTGGCCGAGCACGGGATCCGGATCGTCGACTGGGACGCGCTCGACGAGCAGGAGCGCGAGCAGCTGCGCGCCCGCTTCGAGCGCGAGGTCTTCCCGGCGCTGACGCCGCTCGCGGTCGGGCCGGCGCAGCCGTTCCCCTACATCTCGAACCTCTCGCTCAGCCTCGCGGTGCTCGTGCGCGACCCCGAGACCGACCAGACCCGCTTCGCGCGCGTGAAGGTGCCGAAGGAGGGGCTCCCCCGCTTCGTGCAGATCGGCGAGGGCGCGCGCACGCTCGTGCCGATGGAGTCGGTCATCGCCGCCCACCTCGAACAGCTCTTCCGCGGGATGGAGATCGTCGCCCACGCCGTCTTCCGCGTCACCCGCGACGCCGACTTCACCGTCTCCGACGAGGCCGACGACCTGCTCGAAGCCGTCGAGGCGCAGCTGCGGCGGCGGCGCTTCGGCGAGGTCGTGCGGTTGGAGGTGAGCGCCGGGATCGACCCGACGCTGCGCGCGCGACTCGCCGCCGAGCTGTCGATCGAGAACAGCGACGTCTACGAGGTCGCCGGCCTGCTCGACTACGCCGACCTGTGGCAGGTCGTGAAGCTGCCCGGCTTCCGCGATCTGCGCAACGCGCCATGGACGCCCGTGATGCCGCCGGAGTTCGTCGAAGACGACAAGAAGCCGGCGAACCTCTTCCGCCAGCTGCGTAAGCGCGACCTGCTCGTCCACCACCCGTACGACTCGTTCTCGACCGTCGAGCAGTTCGTCCAGCAGGCGGTCGCGGACCCGAAGGTGCTCGCGATCAAGCAGACCGTCTACCGCACCAGCGACGACTCGCCGCTCGTGCCGGCGCTGATCCGCGCCGCCGAGCGCGGCAAGCAGGCGGTCGGCCTGGTCGAGCTGAAGGCGCGCTTCGACGAGCGCCAGAACATCACGTGGGCGCGCGCGCTGGAGCAGGCCGGCGTCCACGTCACGTTCGGGATGCCGGGGCTCAAGACGCACGCGAAGGCCGTGCTCGTCGTGCGGCGCGAGGGCGACGGCGTACGCCACTACGCGCACATCGGCACGGGCAACTACCACGCCGGCACCGCGCATCTCTACACCGACTTCGGCCTCTTCACCGCCGACGACGAGATCACCGCCGAGATCGCCGAGCTGTTCAACCAGCTGACCGGCTACTCGAAGCCCGAGGGCTACGAGCGCGTGCTGGTCGCGCCGCTGAACCTGCGCGACAGGATCATCGAGCAGATCGACCTGACGATCGCCGCCCACACGCCGGAGCAGCCGGCGCGGATCGCGATGAAGATGAACTCGCTCGTCGACTCCGCCTGCATCCGCGCGCTCTACCGCGCCTCGCAGGCCGGCGTGCGCGTCGAGCTGAACGTGCGCGGCGCCTGCTGCCTGCGCCCGGGTGTGTCCGGCGTGTCCGAGAACATCCGGGTCGTGTCGATCGTCGGCCGTTTCCTCGAGCACTCGCGCATCTACGCCTTCCAGCGCGACGGCGAGACGTCCATCTTCATGGGCTCCGCCGACCTGATGCCGCGCAACCTCGACTCGCGCGTGGAGCTGGTCGTCCCCGTGCAGGACGCCGACGCGCGCGCCGAGGTGCTGGACACGCTGGAGCGCTGTCTCGCGGACACCGAGAACGCGTGGGACCTGCGCGCCGACGGCACCTGGACGCACCGGCGCGTCCAGCCCGGCGACGAGCGCCGTGACGTGCAGGCGGAGCTGATGCGCGCGCACCTGGCGCGCGCCGAGCACGTAGAGGCGTGA